A stretch of DNA from Mycolicibacterium celeriflavum:
GGGCGCAGTGGTGCTTCGTCGTCGCACGCACGGAGAAGGGCTCCAAGCGGCATGCGGGCTTGTCGTATCTGTTGGTCCCGCTGGATCAGCCGGGCGTGGAGATCCGCCCCATCGTCCAGCTGACCGGTGACTCGGAGTTCAACGAGGTCTTCTTCGACGACGCCCGCACCGATGCCTCGCTGGTGGTCGGCGAGCCGGGTGACGGTTGGCGGGTCGCGATGGGCACATTGACCTTCGAGCGTGGCGTGTCGACGCTGGGCCAGCAGATCGAGTACGCCCGCGAGTTGTCCGGCGTCGCCGAGTTGGCGAAACGCAATGGTGCAGCTGACGATCCGTTGATCCGTGAGCGGTTGACCCGGTCGTGGGCGGGTCTGCGCACGATGCGGTCGTATGCGTTGGCGACGATGGACGTCGAGCAGCCGGGACAAGACAACGTGTCGAAGTTGTTGTGGGCCAACTGGCATCGCGAACTCGGTGAGATCGCGATGGAGGTGCTCGGCCGCGAAGGGCTGACGCTGACCGACGGTGACTTCGACGAGTGGCAGCGGCTGTATCTGTTCTCCCGGGCCGATACCATCTACGGCGGGTCCAACGAGATCCAGCGCAACATCATCGCCGAGCGCGTGCTCGGACTACCCAGAGAGGTCAAGGGCTCGTGAATCTGGCTGAGACCCCGAAAGAGATTGACGGCCACGGTCTTCTGACCGGCAAGGTGGTCGTCGTGACGGCGGCTGCCGGTACCGGCATCGGGTCGGCGGTGGCGCGACGGGCGCTGCTCGAGGGCGCCGACGTCGTGGTGTCCGACCATCACGAGCGCCGACTGGGGGAGACCCGCGACCAGTTGGCCGAACTCGGCCTCGGCCGGGTCGAGGGCGTGGTCTGCGACGTCACGTCCACCGCGCAGGTCGATGCGCTCATCGCGTCGACGACCGCGCGGATGGGCCGGCTCGACGTGCTGGTCAACAACGCCGGTCTGGGCGGGCAGACGCCCGTCGTCGACATGACCGACGAGGAGTGGGACCGCGTGCTCAACGTGACGCTGACGTCGGTGATGCGCGCGACGCGCGCCGCGCTGCGCTACTTCCGCGAGGCTGACCACGGCGGCGTGATCGTCAACAACGCCAGTGTATTGGGCTGGCGCGCACAGCATTCGCAGTCGCACTACGCCGCCGCCAAGGCCGGAGTCATGGCGTTGACACGGTGCAGCGCGATCGAGGCCGTCGAGTTCGGCGTGCGGATCAACGCCGTCTCGCCCAGCATCGCCCGGCACAAGTTCCTCGAGAAGACCAGTTCGTCGGATCTGTTGGACCGACTGTCGGAGGGGGAGGCGTTCGGGCGCGCCGCCGAGCCGTGGGAAGTCGCGGCCACCATCGCGTTCCTGGCCAGTGACTACTCCAGTTATCTGACCGGAGAAGTCATTTCGGTGTCGAGCCAACGGGCTTAGCGCTCGGCTGGCTTGCCGACAGTTCTTCGCTGGCCTGTTTTGTACGCTCCCAGATACACGATTGGGAAGACGCCGAACGTCAGCACCGCCAGCAGCCCGAGTTGTAATTTCTGTCCGGCTGCGATGGGGCGGTCGGCGAGCGCATCGCGGTACCCGAGAGAGACGGCGGCGAACAGGGCGATGGCGCCTAGGCCAACCGGGACCCAGGCCTGCGCGCCGTCGGCGACGAATGCTGCGGCGCTCGCGATCAGCGTCGCTACCGCGAACACAGCCAGCCACCACGTCTTCGTGGGCGTCAAGCCGACGCCGTAGTCGTCAATGGCTTCAGGATCGGCGAACAACGAATAGGTCTTACCGCCGATCGAAATGAACTGGGTGTTGACATAGGCGACGCCGGTCATCGCGAACACCGCGAACACCGACATCATCAGTCCCGATTTCCAGTCCGGCGGATAGGCCATGAAAAATACGGAGACCGTCGTAACGACGGCGCCCGACCAGTAGACGATGCGGCCGATACGCAGCGGTAGCCATCCCGCGATAATGGCGGCGCCGAGACCGGCGAACGCTGTCGTCATGAAGAAGTCGTTCATCAACTCCCAGCCATTCTCTGGTAAAGGTTCTGGCCCAGCTGCTCGCCGCCGAGCGAACCGATGGAGCCGAGGATGAAAGCGCCCGCGAAGATTCCGACCGGGCCGGCCGGAGCGCCGAGCCATGCCCCGAAGGCGGCCATTCCCGAGGCACCGAGCATTCCGCCACCCGTCTTGGCGGCAACCTCGCCGAGCGGTGTTCCGGTTCGCCACTCGTACATTCCGACGCCGAAGTCGACGAGATTCCCAGCCACCCCCAGGTTGC
This window harbors:
- the ipdE1 gene encoding acyl-CoA dehydrogenase IpdE1, which encodes MIEVEEFRAEVRDWLADNLVGEYAALKGLGGPGREHEAFEERRAWNQHLAAAGLTCLGWPEEHGGRGLSVAHRVAFYEEYAIANAPAKVNHFGEELLGPTLIAYGTAEQQRRFLPKILDVTELWCQGYSEPGAGSDLANVATTAELDGDQWVINGQKVWTSLAHWAQWCFVVARTEKGSKRHAGLSYLLVPLDQPGVEIRPIVQLTGDSEFNEVFFDDARTDASLVVGEPGDGWRVAMGTLTFERGVSTLGQQIEYARELSGVAELAKRNGAADDPLIRERLTRSWAGLRTMRSYALATMDVEQPGQDNVSKLLWANWHRELGEIAMEVLGREGLTLTDGDFDEWQRLYLFSRADTIYGGSNEIQRNIIAERVLGLPREVKGS
- the ipdF gene encoding (5R,7aS)-5-hydroxy-7a-methyl-1-oxo-2,3,5,6,7,7a-hexahydro-1H-indene-carboxyl-CoA reductase; the encoded protein is MNLAETPKEIDGHGLLTGKVVVVTAAAGTGIGSAVARRALLEGADVVVSDHHERRLGETRDQLAELGLGRVEGVVCDVTSTAQVDALIASTTARMGRLDVLVNNAGLGGQTPVVDMTDEEWDRVLNVTLTSVMRATRAALRYFREADHGGVIVNNASVLGWRAQHSQSHYAAAKAGVMALTRCSAIEAVEFGVRINAVSPSIARHKFLEKTSSSDLLDRLSEGEAFGRAAEPWEVAATIAFLASDYSSYLTGEVISVSSQRA